One segment of Nostoc flagelliforme CCNUN1 DNA contains the following:
- a CDS encoding inorganic pyrophosphatase, whose translation MELIDCRYDFWFKLDQLVAASNLKIERPKGSSHPRYPSLVYPLDYGYLQDTRSGDGNDIDVWIGSLSSQTVTAVICAVDLEKRDTEIKLLLGCTSEESRIILDIHNTGSQSAILLVRK comes from the coding sequence ATGGAGTTGATCGATTGCAGGTATGACTTCTGGTTCAAGCTAGATCAGCTTGTAGCCGCTAGTAACCTCAAGATAGAACGCCCAAAAGGGTCATCACATCCACGTTATCCATCCTTAGTTTATCCGCTTGACTATGGATATTTACAAGACACTCGCTCTGGAGATGGAAATGATATTGATGTTTGGATAGGTAGCTTATCTAGTCAAACAGTAACTGCCGTTATTTGTGCTGTTGATTTGGAAAAACGAGATACAGAAATCAAATTACTTCTGGGTTGTACATCTGAGGAAAGTCGAATCATCTTGGATATCCACAATACAGGCTCTCAATCGGCAATATTATTGGTTCGCAAGTAA
- a CDS encoding histidine phosphatase family protein, producing MTRVIIVRHGQSGYNTERRIQGRTDASTLTEKGRNDASKVGKALSNILFNAIYSSPLQRAKHTADIIHSELATHAEQSAVIQVSDLLLEIDLPLWEALLTAEVKQKFAEDYRTWHQRPDELRMLLNDAQGTREHFPVLALYKQARHFWEETLSQHQGETILIVGHNGINRALISTALGIPPSRYHSIQQSNCGISVLNFAGGLGEPVQLESLNQTQHTGESLPSLRPDHQGIRLLLVRHGETEWNRQTRFQGQIDVPLNDNGRKQSQKAGEFLQDVAIDFAVSSPMLRPKETAEIILKQYPNVKLDLQDGLREISHGLWEGKFETEIEQEFPGELQRWRLVPAQVQMPEGENLQEVWERSVAAWQSIVQAASTNQFKTVLVVAHDATNKTLLCHILGLSLENFWNFRQGNGAVSVIDYPSGIDGLPVLQAMNITAHFGGGVLDKTAAGAL from the coding sequence ATGACTCGTGTCATCATTGTGCGCCACGGTCAAAGCGGTTATAACACCGAGCGGCGTATTCAGGGACGCACTGATGCGTCAACATTAACCGAAAAAGGTCGTAACGATGCCAGTAAAGTTGGCAAAGCCCTCAGCAATATTTTATTTAATGCGATTTACAGCAGTCCCCTGCAACGAGCGAAACATACAGCAGATATTATCCATAGTGAGTTAGCTACTCATGCTGAACAGTCTGCTGTAATCCAAGTTTCTGATTTGCTGCTAGAAATCGACTTACCTTTATGGGAAGCACTGCTAACTGCTGAAGTTAAGCAGAAATTTGCCGAAGACTACCGCACTTGGCATCAACGCCCCGACGAACTGCGGATGCTGCTTAACGATGCACAAGGGACAAGAGAACATTTTCCTGTTCTTGCTTTATACAAACAAGCGCGGCACTTTTGGGAAGAAACTTTGTCTCAACATCAAGGCGAAACTATTCTCATAGTGGGACATAACGGCATTAATCGCGCCTTGATTAGCACAGCCTTGGGAATCCCCCCAAGTCGCTACCATTCAATACAGCAATCTAACTGTGGCATCAGCGTACTAAATTTTGCTGGAGGATTGGGGGAACCAGTTCAGCTAGAATCCTTAAATCAGACGCAACACACTGGGGAAAGTCTACCCTCATTGCGACCGGATCATCAAGGAATACGGTTATTATTAGTGCGTCACGGTGAAACTGAATGGAATCGCCAAACCAGGTTTCAAGGGCAAATTGATGTCCCCCTCAACGACAACGGTAGAAAACAGTCGCAAAAAGCAGGCGAATTTCTCCAAGACGTAGCGATTGATTTTGCTGTCAGTAGCCCAATGCTGCGCCCGAAAGAAACAGCAGAGATCATCCTAAAACAATATCCTAATGTAAAGTTAGACTTGCAAGATGGTTTAAGAGAAATCAGCCACGGACTCTGGGAAGGAAAATTTGAAACAGAGATAGAGCAAGAATTTCCCGGAGAATTGCAGCGCTGGCGGTTAGTACCAGCCCAAGTGCAAATGCCTGAAGGGGAAAATCTGCAAGAGGTGTGGGAACGTAGCGTTGCAGCTTGGCAATCAATTGTGCAAGCAGCATCAACGAATCAATTTAAAACTGTCTTAGTAGTAGCTCACGACGCAACTAACAAAACCTTACTTTGTCACATTCTGGGTTTATCGCTGGAAAATTTCTGGAATTTCCGCCAAGGTAATGGCGCAGTTAGTGTTATTGACTACCCTTCTGGAATAGATGGTTTACCAGTATTGCAAGCGATGAACATTACCGCTCACTTCGGTGGAGGCGTACTAGATAAAACAGCAGCAGGGGCGTTGTAA
- a CDS encoding LLM class flavin-dependent oxidoreductase: MGYKQLAQTAERGKFDMLFLADGLAVWDRGQGAEAFSRSGQFSVHFEPLTLLSALSAVTENIGLVATSSTTYDEPFHLARKFASLDYLSGGRAGWNLVTSSAEAAAQNFSQENHLEHSLRYERAREFVDVVTKLWDSWEDDAFLHNKESGIYFDAEKLHVPHHKGKHFSVRGPLNVARPPQGYPVIVQAGSSEAGQDLAAQTAEAIFTAQQTLTEAQAFYASVKGRLAKYGRSPEHLKIMPGVFPVIGKSEQEAKDKYEQLQELIHPLVGLGLLSGLVGGHDLSKYPLDGPLPDLPDTNGGKSRLQLITDLARRENLTIRQLYLWIAGARGHRTILGTPEHIADQLEDWFVNGGADGFNIMPPWLPGGLEEFVDLVIPELQRRGIFRTEYEGSTLRENLGLPRPVNQFTTKTAPEPVGVGSLA, from the coding sequence GTGGGTTATAAGCAGCTGGCACAAACGGCTGAACGGGGTAAATTTGATATGCTTTTCCTCGCTGATGGTTTAGCTGTCTGGGATAGAGGACAAGGGGCTGAGGCTTTTAGCCGTTCGGGACAATTCAGCGTCCACTTTGAACCTTTAACTTTATTGTCGGCTCTGTCTGCGGTGACAGAAAATATCGGATTGGTGGCAACATCATCAACGACTTATGATGAACCTTTTCATCTCGCCCGCAAGTTTGCGTCACTAGATTATTTAAGCGGTGGTCGTGCCGGATGGAATCTCGTAACCTCCTCTGCTGAAGCCGCAGCGCAGAATTTCAGCCAAGAAAACCACCTAGAACACTCACTACGCTATGAACGGGCGAGGGAATTTGTGGATGTTGTCACCAAACTTTGGGACAGTTGGGAAGACGATGCTTTTCTCCACAATAAGGAGTCAGGTATTTACTTTGATGCAGAAAAGTTGCATGTTCCCCACCACAAGGGCAAACATTTCTCGGTGCGCGGCCCGCTCAATGTGGCGCGTCCACCGCAGGGATATCCAGTAATCGTACAAGCTGGATCTTCTGAGGCTGGACAGGATTTAGCTGCCCAAACAGCAGAGGCGATTTTCACTGCACAACAGACATTGACAGAAGCTCAAGCCTTCTACGCCAGCGTCAAGGGGAGATTAGCTAAATACGGACGTTCCCCTGAGCATCTCAAAATTATGCCAGGAGTATTTCCAGTAATTGGTAAGAGTGAGCAGGAAGCTAAGGATAAATATGAGCAACTTCAGGAGTTGATTCATCCCCTAGTCGGATTAGGGCTGCTTTCTGGGCTAGTGGGTGGCCATGATTTGTCCAAATATCCCCTAGATGGGCCTCTGCCGGATCTGCCTGATACCAACGGTGGCAAAAGCCGCTTGCAACTGATCACCGATCTTGCCCGCAGAGAGAATTTAACAATCCGACAACTGTATTTGTGGATTGCAGGAGCGCGGGGACATCGAACGATTCTCGGAACACCAGAACACATTGCCGATCAGTTAGAAGATTGGTTCGTCAATGGTGGGGCTGATGGATTTAACATCATGCCGCCCTGGCTACCTGGGGGTTTAGAGGAATTCGTAGACTTGGTAATTCCCGAACTGCAACGCCGAGGAATATTTCGTACTGAGTATGAAGGTAGTACCTTGCGCGAAAATCTTGGTTTGCCCCGTCCGGTGAACCAGTTCACCACAAAGACTGCTCCTGAACCTGTGGGCGTTGGTTCCTTGGCATAA
- a CDS encoding DMT family transporter: MLGILTVLLSSFVLTFHNVTVRVLFSEHLLLGLFLLGGYVKPDLQNSFLLMFMRMLLVVPLMASLSFKLYPSAWTEFQDLFTRKRRDVLIQALGCGVLMFVYIASLYIAIGLIPTGIALTLFFTYPVFTALLSWRFFGDRPTLFRWLVMAIILVGSALTIPQSSATYSSHTIAIGIFASFGAGIVYAFYCIIAQKCLEKFHPVPFTWISFASTLLLSGVSLLFWPAKSGQLDWTPLWIGSIFSGLVSFLGHTLNNVGIRMVGASTASIIGSSSPALTALVAWITINETLNVIQSVGIGVVTLGIALLSAEGFVKSLKIRD, from the coding sequence GTGTTGGGCATCCTGACGGTTCTTCTCTCCTCCTTTGTTTTGACGTTTCACAACGTTACTGTCCGAGTTTTGTTTTCAGAACATCTCCTACTAGGTTTATTTTTACTCGGTGGATACGTTAAACCGGATTTGCAGAATTCCTTCTTGCTGATGTTCATGCGAATGCTGCTGGTAGTTCCACTCATGGCATCTCTATCATTCAAGCTGTATCCATCTGCTTGGACAGAATTTCAAGACTTGTTCACCCGCAAGCGCAGGGATGTTTTGATTCAAGCTCTTGGCTGTGGGGTGCTGATGTTTGTGTATATCGCCTCACTCTACATTGCTATTGGCTTGATTCCCACAGGCATTGCCTTGACCCTCTTCTTCACATATCCCGTATTTACAGCGCTGCTATCTTGGAGGTTTTTTGGCGATCGCCCCACATTGTTTCGTTGGCTGGTAATGGCTATTATTCTGGTGGGAAGCGCTCTTACCATTCCCCAATCTTCTGCCACCTACAGCAGTCATACCATTGCGATCGGCATTTTCGCTAGTTTTGGCGCTGGGATCGTTTATGCCTTTTATTGCATCATTGCTCAAAAATGTTTAGAAAAATTCCATCCAGTTCCCTTTACCTGGATCAGTTTTGCCTCCACTCTACTACTTTCTGGTGTTAGCTTACTGTTTTGGCCAGCTAAGAGCGGCCAACTTGATTGGACACCTCTATGGATTGGTAGCATATTTTCCGGTCTTGTCAGCTTTCTCGGACACACTTTAAATAATGTGGGAATTCGCATGGTTGGCGCATCTACCGCCTCCATAATTGGCTCTAGCAGTCCAGCATTGACAGCGTTAGTTGCATGGATAACGATTAACGAAACTTTAAATGTGATTCAGAGTGTAGGGATTGGTGTTGTCACATTGGGGATCGCCTTACTTAGTGCAGAAGGCTTTGTGAAATCGCTCAAAATTAGGGATTGA
- a CDS encoding glutathione S-transferase family protein encodes MKLFYTPNSPYARIARVAIIELNLCVGVARRRHRIEMQKVIARDPNSDLLNYNPTGKVPTLATDDGFILSETRIICVYLNHLNPEIKLVADISNGFLQQFEGMTGGFIDGIAVWVRELRRPLSEQSPGAIEFERERALRILDYFEKISDKLDQTPKLAHITLASALGLEIRLPDLQWRQKYPKLAHWYDEFSKRPSIQATRPES; translated from the coding sequence CTGAAACTCTTCTATACACCTAACTCACCCTATGCACGCATTGCACGGGTAGCAATAATAGAATTGAATCTGTGCGTAGGCGTAGCCCGTCGTAGACATCGCATCGAAATGCAAAAAGTCATTGCACGAGATCCAAACAGCGACCTACTAAATTACAACCCTACAGGTAAAGTACCAACGCTAGCGACTGACGACGGATTTATCTTGAGTGAAACACGTATAATTTGCGTCTATCTGAATCACTTAAATCCTGAGATCAAATTAGTTGCTGACATTTCTAATGGCTTTTTACAGCAATTTGAAGGTATGACTGGTGGGTTCATAGATGGTATTGCTGTCTGGGTACGGGAGTTAAGGCGTCCTCTCAGCGAGCAGTCTCCTGGGGCGATCGAGTTTGAGCGTGAGCGGGCGTTGAGAATTTTGGACTATTTCGAGAAGATATCAGATAAACTCGACCAAACTCCTAAACTTGCTCATATAACCCTCGCCTCTGCACTTGGACTAGAAATCCGCCTTCCCGATCTGCAATGGCGGCAAAAATATCCAAAACTTGCCCATTGGTACGATGAATTCTCTAAACGGCCTTCCATCCAAGCAACAAGACCAGAGTCTTAA
- a CDS encoding sulfite exporter TauE/SafE family protein, which produces MPPSLTLFHSLLLFSTAFIAGSLNAVAGGGSFITFPTLIFTGVAPIAANATNNTAIWVASLASAGAYRQDLGIERRDFLLLCGVSLVGGMIGSIALLYTSPDVFKKLIPYLLLLATVVFTFGEPFKKWLQRRNQNTSPESVPLFNLVLAQLAIAIYGGFFGAGLGILMLATLTFLGIKSIHKMNAFKTFLGSCINGIAIVPFIFAGVIAWHQAILMAVGGSLGGYLSAHYARQLEPHLIRKFVMIVAFSMTAYFFIHG; this is translated from the coding sequence ATGCCACCATCTTTAACACTTTTCCATAGCTTACTTCTATTTAGTACTGCTTTCATTGCAGGCAGCTTAAATGCTGTAGCGGGTGGCGGGAGCTTTATCACCTTTCCAACTCTCATCTTTACAGGTGTTGCCCCGATCGCAGCTAACGCCACTAATAATACAGCTATATGGGTGGCTTCCCTAGCCAGTGCTGGAGCATATCGTCAAGATTTGGGCATCGAGCGGCGAGATTTTTTACTTTTATGTGGCGTCAGTTTAGTTGGTGGCATGATTGGCTCCATCGCCTTGTTGTATACATCGCCAGATGTCTTTAAAAAGCTAATTCCCTATCTGTTGCTGCTGGCAACAGTTGTATTTACCTTTGGCGAACCGTTCAAAAAGTGGTTGCAGCGTCGAAATCAGAACACCTCACCGGAATCTGTACCGTTGTTTAATTTGGTACTGGCTCAACTAGCGATCGCCATCTATGGCGGTTTCTTTGGCGCAGGTTTAGGAATTTTAATGCTGGCAACTCTGACATTCTTAGGTATCAAAAGTATCCATAAAATGAATGCTTTTAAGACATTTTTAGGGAGTTGCATCAATGGTATTGCGATCGTTCCATTTATTTTTGCAGGTGTGATTGCTTGGCATCAAGCTATTTTAATGGCAGTCGGTGGTTCTCTTGGTGGTTACTTAAGCGCCCATTATGCTCGTCAACTTGAACCGCACTTAATTCGGAAATTTGTCATGATTGTTGCCTTCAGTATGACTGCTTACTTTTTTATTCACGGTTAA
- the hpxZ gene encoding oxalurate catabolism protein HpxZ, protein MTTINHPAVVAEVTDFYLKYEEALCNNNLEVMDSLFWDAPEVVRFGIRENLYGSDEIRNFRQNRSSPKIEREISNFKVITFGKDAATVTLEFRRIINGVERSGRQSQTWYRFTEGWKVVSAHVSLLPV, encoded by the coding sequence ATGACTACTATAAATCACCCTGCTGTTGTAGCTGAAGTAACTGATTTTTACCTCAAGTATGAAGAAGCTCTTTGTAATAACAATTTGGAAGTGATGGACAGCTTGTTTTGGGATGCGCCCGAAGTAGTGCGGTTTGGGATTAGAGAAAACCTCTATGGCAGCGATGAAATTCGTAACTTTCGCCAGAATCGGTCAAGCCCAAAAATAGAGCGAGAAATCTCGAATTTCAAGGTTATAACCTTTGGGAAAGATGCAGCAACAGTGACTTTAGAATTTCGCCGAATTATTAATGGTGTAGAGCGTTCCGGGCGACAAAGCCAGACTTGGTATAGGTTTACCGAAGGATGGAAGGTGGTTTCAGCCCATGTTTCATTATTACCAGTGTGA
- a CDS encoding HAD family hydrolase, whose protein sequence is MPFSAILFDLDGTLTDPKLGITGCIQYALSELGYKPPNADELHWCIGPPLKDSFSQLLNTLDSTVIEQAILLYRRRFATIGLFENSLYPQISEVLKAIRFAGCKTFVATSKPYIYATQIIEYFGLSLLFDGIYGSEIDGTRSIKGDLIHHILLTEKLFPSSVVMVGDRSHDIIGAKRHQIASIGVTYGYGTEEELKAHGADLIAHSPSDISKLIIRK, encoded by the coding sequence ATGCCTTTCTCCGCTATCCTTTTTGATTTAGACGGGACTTTGACAGATCCTAAACTTGGCATCACTGGTTGCATTCAATATGCACTCTCTGAACTCGGTTACAAACCACCGAATGCTGATGAATTACATTGGTGTATTGGCCCACCACTGAAAGATAGCTTTTCGCAATTACTCAATACCTTGGATAGCACAGTAATTGAACAGGCTATTTTACTTTATCGTCGTCGCTTTGCCACAATTGGATTATTTGAAAATTCTCTTTATCCCCAAATTTCAGAAGTCCTAAAAGCCATTCGTTTTGCTGGTTGTAAAACTTTTGTTGCGACTTCTAAACCATATATTTATGCTACGCAAATTATTGAATATTTTGGCTTGTCATTGCTTTTTGATGGTATTTATGGTAGCGAAATTGACGGAACGCGGAGCATAAAAGGTGACTTAATTCACCATATTTTATTAACAGAAAAACTTTTTCCATCTAGTGTGGTGATGGTAGGCGATCGCTCACATGACATCATTGGAGCCAAACGCCATCAAATCGCCTCAATTGGTGTCACCTATGGCTATGGAACTGAGGAGGAATTGAAAGCTCATGGTGCTGACTTGATTGCCCATTCTCCAAGTGATATTTCCAAATTAATAATTCGTAAATAA
- a CDS encoding IS1634 family transposase → MRASPLNIRVQDIDHCGIVAGICDEMNLVEQINRLLGTHSQEIISAGQVVKAMILNGLGFVSAPLYLFEKFFVGKATEHLLGEGIRPEHLNDDRLGRVLDKLYEAGLTEVFVTVAICAARKFGVKMDSLHLDSSSFHVDGDYINNPTAQEAAEPGGIEITYGYSRDHRPDLKQFILDLMCSGDGDIPLYLRVGDGNESDSAMFATIIADFQRQWQIDALFVADAALYTEENLQQMKHLRWVSRVPGTLTAAKMLSENIPEQAFNDSAMPGYEIAAICSEYGGIRQRWLVVESQARKDADLKQLEKRLTKQLSKAQSELRLLLNQEFACSKDALIAAQRLSSKLPLHQLANIQVNEVKKHTGRGRPSKDASPTFYYQVDASLEPKEIAIAIETKRAGRFILATNVLDAEELSNDDILREYKAQQSTERGFRFLKDPLFFTSSVFLNSTERVAALAMVMGLCLLVYSLGQKALRQALERAKKTIDNQLGKPTSTPTLRWVFQCFMSIHLVTIAQIKQIANLTHERQWILQFFGAPCRKYYLLS, encoded by the coding sequence ATGAGAGCTTCACCACTAAATATTAGGGTACAGGATATTGACCACTGCGGCATAGTCGCAGGCATCTGTGATGAGATGAATCTAGTAGAACAAATTAACCGACTACTGGGAACTCACTCTCAAGAAATCATCAGTGCAGGTCAAGTTGTAAAAGCGATGATTTTAAACGGATTAGGGTTTGTGAGTGCGCCATTATATTTGTTTGAAAAGTTTTTCGTTGGCAAAGCTACAGAGCATCTTTTAGGAGAAGGAATACGTCCAGAACACTTAAACGATGACCGTTTGGGTCGAGTATTAGACAAATTGTATGAGGCTGGACTAACTGAAGTATTTGTGACAGTGGCGATTTGTGCAGCACGTAAATTCGGGGTCAAAATGGACAGCCTGCACCTCGATTCAAGTTCATTTCACGTTGATGGTGATTACATAAACAACCCAACAGCACAGGAGGCGGCGGAACCAGGAGGAATCGAAATTACCTATGGCTATTCAAGAGATCACCGCCCAGACTTGAAACAATTTATTTTAGACCTGATGTGCAGTGGGGATGGAGACATCCCGCTATACCTAAGAGTTGGAGACGGTAATGAATCGGACTCAGCGATGTTTGCTACCATAATCGCTGATTTTCAAAGGCAGTGGCAGATAGATGCTTTGTTTGTTGCAGATGCGGCCCTTTACACTGAAGAAAATTTGCAACAAATGAAACATCTTCGTTGGGTATCGAGAGTACCAGGCACCCTAACTGCGGCAAAAATGCTGTCAGAGAATATCCCAGAACAAGCATTCAATGACAGTGCAATGCCTGGGTATGAGATCGCAGCAATTTGTAGTGAGTATGGTGGTATACGACAACGTTGGTTGGTAGTTGAAAGTCAAGCGAGAAAAGATGCCGACCTCAAGCAGCTGGAAAAACGTTTAACTAAGCAATTATCAAAAGCCCAATCTGAACTGAGGCTGTTGTTAAACCAGGAATTTGCTTGCTCAAAAGATGCTCTGATTGCTGCACAACGCCTCAGCTCTAAGTTGCCCTTACACCAACTGGCTAATATCCAGGTGAATGAGGTAAAAAAACATACTGGACGTGGTAGACCCAGTAAGGATGCTTCCCCCACCTTTTACTACCAAGTTGATGCTTCACTTGAACCCAAGGAAATAGCGATCGCCATCGAAACCAAACGAGCCGGAAGATTTATTTTAGCCACCAATGTCCTTGATGCCGAAGAACTGAGCAATGACGATATTTTACGTGAATATAAGGCACAGCAGTCTACTGAGCGTGGTTTCCGATTTCTCAAAGACCCTTTATTTTTTACTTCAAGTGTGTTCCTCAACTCGACTGAGAGAGTCGCCGCACTAGCAATGGTTATGGGTTTGTGCCTGCTTGTTTATAGTCTTGGTCAAAAAGCTCTACGTCAAGCTTTGGAACGGGCAAAAAAAACTATTGATAATCAATTGGGTAAACCAACTTCTACTCCAACCTTACGTTGGGTGTTCCAATGTTTTATGTCCATTCATTTGGTTACGATCGCCCAAATAAAGCAAATTGCCAACTTAACCCATGAAAGGCAATGGATTCTCCAGTTTTTTGGTGCTCCTTGTCGAAAATATTATCTTCTTTCTTAA
- a CDS encoding NUDIX hydrolase gives MVNAFDWIVLKSRHLVKDKWISVRSDTCQMPNGTIVDPYYVLEYPTWVNVVALTKNQEVILVKQYRHGLKKTILELPSGAVEAEDVLPVEAAKRELLEETGYTSNNFIETGILSPNPATHTNLTYCFLATDVERVADLKLDDTEQIDVVLLPLKKVVEGIDKGMLLQALHISSLFFALKKLDKVQFY, from the coding sequence ATGGTAAATGCATTTGATTGGATTGTCTTAAAATCTAGACATTTAGTAAAAGACAAATGGATTTCAGTACGGTCTGATACTTGCCAAATGCCTAATGGAACAATAGTTGATCCCTATTATGTTCTGGAATATCCAACATGGGTAAATGTTGTAGCTTTAACCAAAAATCAAGAAGTTATTTTAGTAAAGCAATATCGCCACGGCTTGAAAAAAACAATTTTAGAGTTGCCCAGTGGTGCTGTAGAGGCTGAAGATGTTTTACCAGTAGAAGCTGCAAAACGCGAGTTATTAGAAGAGACTGGTTACACTAGCAATAATTTTATTGAAACTGGTATATTATCACCAAACCCAGCTACTCATACCAATTTAACCTATTGTTTTTTAGCAACCGATGTGGAACGTGTAGCTGATTTAAAGTTAGACGATACCGAACAAATTGATGTAGTCTTATTGCCTTTAAAAAAGGTCGTTGAAGGTATTGATAAAGGTATGCTGCTGCAAGCATTACATATTAGTTCATTATTTTTTGCTCTAAAAAAACTTGATAAAGTGCAATTTTATTAG
- a CDS encoding SDR family oxidoreductase: MSLELKLSGKTAIVTGGSAGIGLATAKALYSEGVNVAIAARNQERLDQAVADIQSLPTPGAKVIAISADLTKAEDVEKVVSTTLAQFNQIDILINNAGSARAGSFLESTDDLFLDAWNLKLLGYIRLVRAVVPHQKSRGDGRIVNIVGGAGRTPRPNFLAGGTSNAALLNFTKGISKELAEYNIRINAISPGATATERAKTLAQQNAQAQGITVEQVKAQNIQSIPLKRIAQPEEIAALALFLVSDLAASITGTEIIVDGGSTPGV, from the coding sequence ATGAGTTTAGAACTAAAATTATCAGGTAAAACAGCGATCGTCACAGGAGGAAGTGCGGGAATTGGTTTAGCCACCGCCAAAGCACTTTATAGTGAAGGTGTAAATGTAGCGATCGCAGCCCGCAATCAAGAACGCTTAGATCAGGCTGTAGCAGACATTCAGTCCTTACCCACGCCAGGCGCTAAAGTTATTGCCATCAGCGCCGATCTGACTAAAGCAGAGGATGTTGAGAAAGTTGTCTCTACAACATTAGCCCAATTTAATCAGATTGATATTTTGATTAACAATGCAGGTTCAGCCCGTGCTGGGTCTTTCCTAGAATCCACTGATGATTTATTTTTGGATGCTTGGAACTTAAAATTATTGGGCTATATCCGCCTAGTTAGAGCCGTCGTCCCCCATCAAAAAAGTCGCGGTGATGGACGGATTGTCAATATAGTTGGTGGTGCAGGACGTACACCTCGCCCTAACTTCCTAGCTGGTGGTACAAGCAATGCGGCTCTGCTCAACTTCACAAAGGGTATTTCTAAAGAGTTAGCCGAGTACAACATTCGCATTAATGCCATATCGCCTGGTGCTACAGCTACTGAGCGTGCCAAGACTTTAGCGCAGCAGAACGCCCAAGCGCAAGGGATCACCGTCGAGCAAGTAAAGGCGCAAAACATCCAAAGTATTCCTTTAAAAAGAATCGCCCAGCCAGAAGAAATTGCCGCGCTGGCGTTATTTTTGGTGTCTGATTTAGCTGCATCGATTACAGGAACAGAGATTATCGTTGATGGCGGCTCTACTCCTGGTGTTTAG
- a CDS encoding dihydroorotase gives MTELLQKVRVIDPVSEIDELFDVLIADGYIQEVASHITDITPDTPIRDCQGLVIGPGLVDLYSHSSEPGFEERETLLSLLQSATAGGFTRVSILPDTSPAIDNPALVAQLQQKRHGEMRKKEKINSAPPTSPTSPAPPASPLPLLHIWGAITLDVAGKQMTELADLASAGVVGFSDGEPLENLALVRRVLEYVQPLGKPVAFWPSDRQLSANGVMREGADALRFGLPPIPASAETTAIAALLELVATIGTPVHIMRVSTSRSVELIASAKAAGLPITASTTWMHLLLDTKAIKSYNTSLHLDPPLGNSSDVAALRAGVRAGVIDAIAIDHTPYSYEEKVQAFAEAPPGAIGLELALPLLWQYLVETEEFTALELWRALSTSPAECLGQKVSAILPHQPAELTLFDPQQTWKVERKSLYTLSQNTPWLGQQIKGHVVQTWC, from the coding sequence ATGACTGAACTGCTGCAAAAAGTACGGGTAATTGACCCAGTTTCTGAAATCGATGAACTCTTTGATGTGCTGATTGCTGATGGTTATATCCAAGAAGTGGCTTCGCACATTACTGACATCACCCCCGATACTCCAATCAGAGATTGTCAGGGATTAGTTATCGGGCCGGGGTTAGTGGATTTGTACAGCCACTCCAGTGAACCAGGGTTTGAAGAACGAGAAACCCTGTTGTCTCTCTTACAATCTGCTACTGCTGGCGGCTTTACCAGAGTTAGCATCTTACCCGATACATCCCCAGCTATTGATAACCCTGCGCTTGTAGCACAGTTGCAGCAAAAGAGACACGGGGAGATGAGGAAGAAGGAAAAAATTAATTCGGCTCCCCCTACCTCCCCTACCTCCCCTGCTCCCCCTGCCTCTCCTCTCCCCCTGCTTCATATCTGGGGTGCTATCACCCTAGATGTTGCTGGGAAGCAAATGACGGAATTGGCAGATTTAGCGTCTGCTGGAGTTGTTGGTTTTAGCGATGGTGAGCCACTGGAGAATTTGGCGCTGGTGCGGCGAGTGTTAGAGTATGTCCAGCCGTTGGGTAAACCAGTAGCATTTTGGCCAAGCGATCGCCAGTTATCAGCAAATGGTGTAATGAGAGAAGGGGCAGATGCTCTGCGTTTCGGTTTACCCCCAATACCCGCCAGTGCAGAAACTACTGCGATCGCAGCTTTATTAGAATTGGTTGCTACTATAGGTACACCAGTCCATATTATGCGCGTCTCTACATCTCGCAGCGTGGAACTGATTGCTTCAGCCAAGGCTGCTGGTTTACCCATCACCGCCAGCACCACCTGGATGCATCTTTTACTTGATACAAAAGCAATTAAGAGTTATAACACCAGCTTGCATTTAGACCCGCCATTAGGAAATTCTAGTGATGTGGCGGCGTTACGTGCAGGAGTGCGTGCTGGTGTGATAGATGCGATCGCTATTGATCACACACCCTACAGCTACGAAGAAAAAGTCCAAGCCTTTGCCGAAGCACCTCCAGGAGCAATTGGTTTAGAGTTAGCATTACCTTTGCTGTGGCAATATCTCGTTGAAACTGAAGAATTTACAGCTTTAGAATTATGGCGGGCATTGAGTACTAGTCCAGCAGAGTGTTTGGGGCAAAAAGTCAGTGCGATTCTACCTCATCAACCAGCAGAACTTACTTTATTTGATCCCCAGCAAACCTGGAAAGTCGAACGAAAAAGTCTTTATACACTTTCACAAAATACACCTTGGCTAGGACAACAGATCAAGGGTCATGTTGTGCAAACATGGTGTTGA